The following proteins come from a genomic window of Nocardiopsis sp. YSL2:
- a CDS encoding WhiB family transcriptional regulator — protein MDWRHDAACRDEDPELFFPIGNFGPALIQIEEAKAVCNSCPVSAACLRWALDSGQDGGVWGGTSEDERRRIRKRESARRPMVRS, from the coding sequence ATGGACTGGCGCCATGACGCAGCCTGCCGTGACGAAGACCCTGAGCTCTTCTTCCCTATTGGCAACTTCGGCCCCGCACTGATCCAGATCGAGGAAGCCAAGGCGGTCTGCAACAGTTGCCCCGTCAGCGCCGCGTGTCTGCGCTGGGCCCTCGACAGCGGCCAGGACGGCGGTGTCTGGGGCGGAACCAGCGAGGACGAGCGCCGCCGCATCCGCAAGCGCGAGTCCGCACGCCGGCCGATGGTACGGAGCTGA
- a CDS encoding sensor histidine kinase, whose protein sequence is MPHLSDLIRRHTSLKQADLEWIHALVSDWQLLADLSFADLVLWVRLRGDDGWVAIAQMRPTTGPTAFQDDLVETVLLDDMTDLTSRTAPRVVGRRALIDRAWSEGRICRDGDPDWSGGVPVREETVPVRRQGRLIGVIQRSTNLSSARTPSRLELTYLQSAGDLAQMIAEGVFPFVDQGPLMVRSPRVGDGLLRLDQNGEVVYASPNALSAYRRLGLAADLVGARLDRTTLELAESGEARDEALTYTASGRAPQEAEVEARGVTVQIRAIPLVIDEVRIGALVMVRDVTELRRRERELMTKDATIREIHHRVKNNLQTVAALLRLQSRRLDIPEARAALDEAVGRVGSIAIVHEMLSHTPDEVVDFDDIADRVIQMAAEVSSTDGVVVPRRVGGFGLLSALVATPLSMVLAELVQNAVEHGLGQGPGRIEVRVQRYDAGPGFPGTSSLELAVSDDGGGLPADFDLEGTTSLGLQIVRTLIVGELGGTLAIKPKETGGTEVAITLPVEQEEPELR, encoded by the coding sequence GTGCCTCACCTCAGTGATCTCATCAGACGCCACACGTCACTCAAGCAAGCCGACCTGGAGTGGATCCACGCCCTGGTCTCCGACTGGCAGCTCCTGGCCGACCTTTCCTTCGCGGACCTCGTGCTGTGGGTGCGTCTGCGCGGCGACGACGGCTGGGTGGCCATCGCCCAGATGCGTCCGACGACGGGGCCGACGGCCTTCCAGGACGATCTGGTCGAAACCGTGCTGCTCGACGACATGACCGATCTCACGTCGCGGACGGCGCCGCGTGTGGTCGGCCGACGGGCGCTGATCGACCGTGCCTGGAGCGAGGGCCGCATCTGCCGTGACGGGGACCCGGACTGGTCCGGGGGAGTCCCGGTCCGGGAGGAGACGGTCCCGGTCCGCAGGCAGGGGCGCCTCATCGGCGTCATCCAGCGGAGCACCAACCTCAGCTCGGCGCGCACCCCCAGCCGCCTGGAGCTGACCTACCTGCAGAGTGCCGGGGACCTGGCGCAGATGATCGCCGAGGGCGTCTTCCCCTTCGTGGACCAGGGGCCGCTCATGGTGCGCTCGCCCCGCGTCGGTGACGGCCTGCTGCGGCTGGACCAGAACGGTGAGGTGGTCTACGCCAGCCCCAACGCCCTGTCCGCCTACCGGCGGCTGGGACTGGCGGCCGACCTGGTGGGTGCGCGGCTGGACCGGACCACGCTGGAACTCGCGGAGTCGGGGGAGGCGCGCGACGAGGCGCTCACCTATACGGCCAGCGGCCGGGCGCCCCAGGAGGCGGAGGTGGAGGCGCGCGGGGTCACCGTGCAGATCAGGGCGATCCCCCTGGTGATCGACGAGGTGCGGATCGGCGCCCTGGTGATGGTCCGCGACGTCACCGAGCTGCGGCGTCGCGAGCGCGAGCTGATGACCAAGGACGCCACCATCCGGGAGATCCACCACCGGGTGAAGAACAACCTGCAGACGGTCGCCGCCCTGTTGCGGCTGCAGTCACGGCGCCTGGACATCCCCGAGGCGCGCGCGGCGCTGGACGAGGCGGTGGGCCGGGTCGGCTCCATCGCGATCGTGCACGAGATGCTCTCGCACACGCCCGACGAGGTCGTGGACTTCGACGACATCGCCGACCGCGTCATCCAGATGGCGGCCGAGGTCTCCTCGACCGACGGAGTGGTGGTGCCCCGCCGCGTGGGCGGTTTCGGCCTGCTGTCGGCCCTGGTGGCCACACCGCTGTCGATGGTCCTCGCCGAACTGGTCCAGAACGCCGTCGAGCACGGGCTGGGCCAGGGGCCCGGCCGCATCGAGGTCCGCGTCCAGCGCTACGACGCCGGTCCCGGATTCCCGGGCACCAGCAGTCTGGAACTCGCGGTCTCCGACGACGGGGGAGGCCTGCCGGCCGACTTCGACCTGGAGGGGACCACGAGCCTGGGTCTGCAGATCGTGCGGACCCTCATCGTGGGAGAACTGGGCGGCACACTGGCCATCAAGCCCAAGGAGACCGGCGGCACGGAGGTGGCCATCACCCTCCCCGTGGAACAGGAGGAGCCGGAACTCCGCTGA
- a CDS encoding class I SAM-dependent methyltransferase, giving the protein MDARTEETRKLWDRRAAACDRWGPTERVALRSSRELLCSGARGRTLEVAVGTGRNLEYYPPGVELTGIDLSPEMLARTRLRAEELGRHVTLVEADAESLPFDDGSFDTVLCTLSMCAIPDQRRALAEMYRVLVPGGRLLMVDHIEYTRFPLRWIERRREHPRGLPRELALEAGFAVGHHDRLFFGLVERMVAHRPA; this is encoded by the coding sequence ATGGACGCGCGAACCGAAGAGACGCGAAAACTGTGGGACCGGCGAGCGGCCGCGTGCGACCGCTGGGGCCCCACCGAGCGCGTGGCGCTCCGGAGCAGCCGTGAGCTGCTGTGCTCGGGTGCCCGGGGGCGCACCCTCGAAGTGGCCGTCGGAACCGGGCGCAACCTGGAGTACTACCCGCCGGGCGTGGAGCTGACCGGCATCGACCTCAGCCCGGAGATGCTGGCCAGGACCCGGCTGCGGGCCGAGGAACTCGGCCGCCACGTCACCCTGGTGGAGGCCGACGCCGAGAGCCTGCCCTTCGACGACGGCTCCTTCGACACCGTGCTGTGCACCCTGTCGATGTGCGCGATCCCCGACCAGCGCCGCGCCCTCGCGGAGATGTACCGGGTCCTGGTACCGGGCGGCCGGCTGCTGATGGTGGACCACATCGAGTACACCCGGTTCCCCCTGCGGTGGATCGAACGCCGGCGCGAGCACCCGCGCGGCCTGCCCAGGGAGCTGGCGCTGGAGGCCGGTTTCGCGGTCGGCCACCACGACCGGCTGTTCTTCGGACTGGTCGAGCGGATGGTCGCCCACCGGCCCGCCTGA
- a CDS encoding HD-GYP domain-containing protein, producing the protein MTQRQSEGPAPSGSETDPTAVGPPGRRRAGVPWTDRPVRAVLVGAVGAGALAAVGWTAVTGFTGPYTALAFCLVIAVGELARITLPGHRELAPIASAGAISYSLLLSLGDEPVLYPAWQVVAVVALGVALGELPHVAVGRGPQVEGVARRVLVAMLLAVTFRPLVEGLSLVGPSATATLLMAALVVLAWMTDTLVAAVLRAERLRTRVLVAVGDEIRAQSAAGAAIGSSGVLIALACTVTGLVGLLVFTAPLLVSQVAFRRHAEVRRTYLETVRALSRVTEVGGYVENGHSRRVGNLSRAVGCELGLVEAQLLELEYAALMHDIGQLSLREPIAGGATVLASPREQRRIAELGSAIIRETGVLDNVAELVRRQCEPLDGDGDEGVPPLGSRIIKVANAFDDLVGGNSDEERRAAVLERLRMDTDSEYDPRVVDALAVVLGRL; encoded by the coding sequence ATGACACAGCGGCAGTCCGAAGGCCCCGCGCCGTCCGGATCCGAGACGGACCCGACGGCGGTGGGCCCGCCCGGCCGACGGCGCGCGGGCGTGCCCTGGACCGACCGGCCCGTGCGCGCCGTCCTGGTCGGAGCGGTGGGCGCGGGCGCCCTGGCCGCCGTCGGCTGGACGGCCGTCACCGGATTCACCGGGCCCTACACGGCGCTGGCCTTCTGCCTGGTGATCGCGGTCGGGGAGCTCGCCCGCATCACCCTGCCCGGCCACCGTGAACTCGCGCCCATCGCCTCGGCCGGGGCGATCAGCTACTCGCTGCTGCTGAGCCTGGGGGACGAACCGGTCCTGTACCCGGCCTGGCAGGTCGTGGCCGTGGTCGCCCTGGGCGTGGCGCTGGGCGAACTGCCGCACGTGGCCGTGGGCCGCGGCCCCCAGGTCGAGGGCGTCGCCCGGCGGGTCCTCGTTGCGATGCTGCTGGCGGTCACCTTCCGGCCCCTGGTCGAAGGGCTGTCCCTGGTCGGCCCGTCGGCGACCGCGACGCTCCTGATGGCGGCACTGGTCGTGCTCGCCTGGATGACGGACACCCTGGTGGCCGCCGTCCTGCGGGCCGAACGGCTGCGCACGAGGGTCCTGGTGGCCGTCGGCGACGAGATCCGCGCCCAGTCCGCGGCGGGCGCCGCCATCGGCTCCAGCGGCGTGCTCATCGCCCTGGCCTGCACGGTGACCGGGCTCGTGGGGCTCCTGGTGTTCACCGCGCCCCTCCTGGTGTCGCAGGTGGCCTTCCGCAGGCACGCGGAGGTGCGGCGCACCTACCTGGAGACCGTACGCGCGCTCAGCCGGGTCACCGAGGTCGGCGGCTACGTCGAGAACGGCCACTCGCGCCGGGTCGGGAACCTGTCCCGCGCCGTGGGCTGCGAGCTCGGCCTGGTCGAGGCGCAGCTGCTGGAACTGGAGTACGCGGCACTGATGCACGACATCGGCCAGCTGTCGCTGCGCGAGCCCATCGCGGGCGGGGCGACCGTCCTGGCCTCCCCCCGGGAACAGCGGCGCATCGCGGAGCTGGGGTCGGCGATCATCCGCGAGACCGGGGTCCTGGACAACGTCGCCGAGCTCGTCCGTCGCCAGTGCGAGCCCCTGGACGGGGACGGGGACGAGGGCGTGCCGCCGCTGGGGAGCCGGATCATCAAGGTCGCCAACGCGTTCGACGACCTCGTGGGCGGCAACAGCGACGAGGAGCGCCGCGCCGCCGTCCTGGAGCGGCTGCGGATGGACACCGACAGCGAGTACGACCCCCGCGTGGTGGACGCGCTGGCCGTGGTGCTCGGGCGCCTTTGA
- a CDS encoding GntR family transcriptional regulator, with amino-acid sequence MTGQRTLDGNPRVPKYYQVKKQLLELIDAMPAGNPVPPERTLAAQFGTSRTTVRQALTEMVVEGRLLRIQGKGTFVAKPKVAQVLQLTSYTQEMRAHGLHPATRILDVSYINADDQLAELLAIRSGGRVLRIERLRLANGEPMAVETAHLAARRFPGLRRQLDRYASLYEALASAYDVSLAEAEASIETVLATPNEARLLGVDVGLPLVLHCQHSFDGDGHPVEWVRSLYRGDRYKFVTRLRPPTD; translated from the coding sequence ATGACAGGTCAGCGCACACTGGACGGCAACCCCAGGGTGCCGAAGTACTACCAGGTGAAGAAGCAGCTGCTGGAGCTGATCGACGCCATGCCGGCGGGCAACCCCGTGCCCCCGGAGCGGACGCTGGCCGCCCAGTTCGGCACCTCGCGCACCACCGTGCGGCAGGCGCTGACCGAGATGGTGGTCGAGGGCCGGCTGCTGCGGATCCAGGGCAAGGGCACCTTCGTGGCCAAGCCGAAGGTCGCGCAGGTGCTGCAGCTGACGAGCTACACGCAGGAGATGCGGGCGCACGGGCTGCACCCGGCGACCCGGATCCTGGACGTGAGCTACATCAACGCCGACGACCAGCTCGCCGAGCTGCTGGCGATCCGGTCCGGCGGGCGCGTGCTGCGCATCGAGCGGCTGCGCCTGGCCAACGGCGAGCCGATGGCCGTGGAAACGGCCCACCTCGCCGCGCGGCGCTTTCCCGGACTCCGACGCCAGCTCGACCGCTACGCTTCGCTCTACGAGGCACTGGCGAGCGCCTACGATGTCTCCCTGGCCGAGGCGGAGGCTTCCATCGAGACCGTGCTGGCCACACCCAACGAGGCCCGGCTCCTGGGCGTGGACGTGGGCCTGCCCCTGGTCCTGCACTGCCAGCACAGCTTCGACGGCGACGGCCACCCCGTGGAGTGGGTGCGCTCGCTCTACCGGGGCGACCGGTACAAGTTCGTCACACGCCTGCGCCCCCCGACGGACTGA
- a CDS encoding amino acid ABC transporter permease: protein MSSPKEPSGGPGAATPSPGRSADPITAVPVRYPERWVAAGAILVLAAMFVHMLFTNDAFNWPFMWDNMFSPPVVRGVWITLSATVLSMVIGVVLGVLLAIMRLSGNPVLVTVSWLYTWFFRGVPRLVLAVLFGNLAILYSTVAIGLPFDNYWMPVLGLEGDARFFEIDARTLLSGYTAGLLALSLSEGAYMAEIIRAGLQSVDKGQTEAAQALGMSRSKVLSRITLPQAMRVVIPPTGNETIAMLKDTALLAYVPVTIELFYQLQAVGTRSYQIFPMLVAACLWYLAITSVLMVGQYFIERRFSRSERGVRDRIVGGTH from the coding sequence TTGTCATCACCGAAGGAGCCGTCGGGCGGCCCGGGGGCGGCGACCCCGTCCCCGGGCCGGTCGGCCGATCCCATCACCGCCGTCCCCGTCCGCTACCCCGAGCGGTGGGTGGCCGCCGGGGCCATCCTGGTCCTCGCGGCCATGTTCGTGCACATGCTGTTCACGAACGACGCGTTCAACTGGCCGTTCATGTGGGACAACATGTTCTCGCCGCCGGTCGTGCGCGGTGTGTGGATCACCCTGAGCGCGACCGTGCTGTCGATGGTCATCGGTGTGGTCCTGGGCGTGCTCCTGGCGATCATGCGGTTGTCGGGCAACCCCGTCCTGGTGACGGTCTCCTGGCTGTACACCTGGTTCTTCCGGGGGGTGCCCCGCCTGGTGCTGGCGGTGCTCTTCGGCAACCTGGCCATCCTGTACTCGACCGTCGCCATCGGCCTGCCGTTCGACAACTACTGGATGCCGGTGCTCGGCCTGGAGGGCGACGCCCGCTTCTTCGAGATCGACGCCCGCACCCTGCTGAGCGGCTACACGGCGGGCCTGCTCGCCCTGTCGCTGTCCGAGGGCGCCTACATGGCGGAGATCATCCGCGCGGGCCTGCAGTCGGTGGACAAGGGCCAGACCGAGGCGGCCCAGGCCCTGGGCATGAGCCGGTCCAAGGTGCTGAGCCGGATCACCCTGCCCCAGGCGATGCGCGTGGTCATCCCGCCGACGGGCAACGAGACCATCGCGATGCTCAAGGACACGGCCCTGCTCGCCTACGTCCCGGTGACGATCGAGCTGTTCTACCAGCTGCAGGCCGTCGGCACCCGTAGCTACCAGATCTTCCCGATGCTGGTCGCGGCCTGCCTGTGGTACCTGGCGATCACGAGTGTCCTGATGGTCGGCCAGTACTTCATCGAACGCCGGTTCAGCCGGAGCGAACGCGGTGTCCGGGACCGCATCGTCGGAGGTACGCACTGA
- a CDS encoding RNA polymerase sigma factor SigF, which yields MPDRARARQLFERLNELDADSAERRRIRDELVELHLPLVEYLARRFRNRGEWLDDLTQVATIGLIKSIDRFDLERGVEFSTYATPTIVGEIKRHFRDKGWAVRVPRRLQELKLSLTKAVSDLSQREGRSPTVAELAAHLQMTEEEVLEGLESANAYSTVSLDAPDSGDEDAPAVADSLGIVDESLEGVEYRESLKPLLEQLPPREKRILLLRFFGNMTQSQIAQELGISQMHVSRLLARTLAQLRQALTTDD from the coding sequence GTGCCCGACCGGGCCCGCGCGAGACAGTTGTTCGAGCGCCTGAACGAACTCGACGCCGACTCGGCCGAACGGCGCCGGATCCGTGACGAGCTCGTCGAACTCCACCTGCCCTTGGTGGAGTATCTGGCCCGCAGGTTCCGCAACCGCGGCGAGTGGCTGGACGACCTCACCCAGGTGGCGACGATCGGGCTGATCAAGTCCATCGACCGCTTCGACCTGGAGCGCGGCGTCGAGTTCTCCACGTACGCCACTCCGACGATCGTCGGAGAGATCAAGCGCCACTTCCGTGACAAGGGCTGGGCGGTGCGGGTGCCCCGCCGTCTACAGGAGCTCAAGCTCTCGCTCACCAAGGCGGTGAGCGACCTGTCACAACGGGAGGGCCGTTCTCCCACGGTCGCGGAACTGGCCGCCCACCTGCAGATGACCGAGGAGGAGGTGCTGGAGGGCCTGGAGTCCGCCAACGCCTACTCGACGGTCTCGCTGGACGCGCCCGACAGCGGGGACGAGGACGCGCCGGCGGTGGCCGACTCGCTCGGCATCGTGGACGAGTCCCTGGAGGGCGTGGAGTACCGCGAGTCGCTGAAACCGCTCCTGGAACAACTGCCGCCACGGGAGAAGCGGATCCTGTTGCTGCGCTTCTTCGGCAACATGACCCAGTCGCAGATCGCCCAGGAGCTGGGCATCTCCCAGATGCACGTCTCACGTCTGCTGGCCCGCACCCTGGCGCAGCTGCGCCAGGCCCTGACCACGGACGACTGA
- a CDS encoding amino acid ABC transporter ATP-binding protein, which yields MSQTNEPVVETAEGTALPADALVVAEDVHKSFGRLEVLKGIDLEVRRGEVMCIIGPSGSGKSTFLRCVNHLEKLSSGRLWVNGELMGYRQKRGRLYELRDTEIALQRSDIGMVFQRFNLFPHLTVLGNVIEAPVQVKKKPRAEATALGRELLARVGLPDKADAYPEQLSGGQQQRVAIARALAMEPSLMLFDEPTSALDPELVGEVLDVMRDLAEGGMTMVVVTHEMGFAREVGDSLVFMDDGMVVESGVPADVLGDPQHERTRAFLSKVL from the coding sequence ATGTCGCAGACCAACGAGCCGGTCGTGGAGACCGCCGAGGGCACCGCGCTGCCCGCCGACGCCCTCGTCGTGGCCGAGGACGTGCACAAGAGCTTCGGCCGTCTGGAGGTCCTCAAGGGCATCGACCTGGAGGTCAGGCGCGGCGAGGTCATGTGCATCATCGGCCCGTCCGGATCCGGGAAGTCCACCTTCCTGCGCTGCGTCAACCACCTGGAGAAGCTGTCCTCCGGGCGCCTGTGGGTCAACGGCGAGCTGATGGGGTACCGGCAGAAGCGCGGGCGCCTGTACGAGCTGCGGGACACCGAGATCGCGCTGCAGCGCAGCGACATCGGCATGGTGTTCCAGCGCTTCAACCTGTTCCCGCACCTGACCGTGCTCGGCAACGTCATCGAGGCGCCCGTGCAGGTCAAGAAGAAGCCCAGGGCCGAGGCCACCGCTCTGGGCCGGGAACTGCTCGCACGGGTGGGCCTGCCGGACAAGGCCGACGCCTACCCCGAGCAGCTCTCCGGCGGCCAGCAGCAGCGCGTGGCCATCGCCCGCGCGCTGGCCATGGAGCCGTCGCTGATGCTCTTCGACGAGCCCACCAGCGCCCTGGACCCGGAACTGGTCGGGGAGGTCCTGGACGTCATGCGCGACCTCGCCGAGGGGGGCATGACGATGGTGGTCGTCACCCACGAGATGGGCTTCGCCCGCGAGGTCGGTGACTCCCTGGTGTTCATGGACGACGGCATGGTCGTGGAGAGCGGCGTGCCCGCCGACGTGCTCGGCGACCCCCAGCACGAGCGCACCCGCGCGTTCCTGTCCAAGGTCCTCTGA
- a CDS encoding GNAT family N-acetyltransferase, whose amino-acid sequence MIRPARPDDVPAIFRMIGDLAEYEKEPESVTATEDDIRAALFGPEPAAFCHIAEHTGGDGSVQHAGFALWFHTFSTWTGKRGIHLEDLFVHPHLRGHGYGLALLRELAALCVERGYPRLEWAVLDWNESAIRFYDSLGSTALDEWTDRRLDGAALAALGSGTG is encoded by the coding sequence ATGATCCGTCCTGCCCGACCCGACGACGTCCCCGCCATCTTCCGGATGATCGGGGACCTGGCGGAGTACGAGAAGGAGCCGGAGTCGGTCACCGCCACGGAGGACGACATCCGCGCGGCGCTGTTCGGACCGGAGCCCGCCGCGTTCTGCCACATCGCGGAGCACACCGGCGGGGACGGCTCCGTCCAACACGCCGGGTTCGCGCTGTGGTTCCACACCTTCTCCACGTGGACCGGCAAGCGCGGCATCCACCTGGAGGACCTGTTCGTCCACCCGCACCTGCGCGGCCACGGCTACGGCCTGGCCCTGCTCAGGGAGCTCGCGGCGCTGTGCGTCGAACGCGGCTATCCCCGGCTGGAGTGGGCCGTGCTCGACTGGAACGAGTCCGCGATCAGGTTCTACGACTCGCTCGGCTCCACCGCTCTGGACGAGTGGACGGACCGTCGCCTGGACGGCGCCGCACTCGCCGCGCTGGGCTCCGGAACGGGCTGA
- a CDS encoding ABC transporter substrate-binding protein has product MATHTPLSHRTSLAALAAAGVLTLSACGGGEDETASEAPEAPEVSADEELAAMVPEDIREAGTVSIGVESEYPPGEFLDEDGETVLGFNVDLLDAALAKLDLESEWVSANFDSIIIGVDTGTYDLGSSSFTVTEERMEAVNMVGYFSSGTQWFVQAGNPEGVDPENPCGLRVAVQSGTTHDDDIEARNDACVEAGEDPITIEKFQSQPQATETVVSGLNDASLADMPTSAYALDQTGEGVLEFVGEQYDAAPYGIVTHKDDTEMAEALAAAFDSIIEDGTYQEILDEWGISGGAIEGAEVNPSVEE; this is encoded by the coding sequence ATGGCCACGCACACGCCACTGTCGCATCGCACGTCACTCGCGGCCCTGGCCGCCGCCGGCGTGCTCACCCTCTCCGCCTGTGGCGGCGGAGAGGACGAGACCGCCTCCGAGGCGCCCGAGGCTCCCGAGGTGTCCGCCGACGAGGAGCTCGCGGCCATGGTGCCCGAGGACATCCGCGAGGCCGGCACCGTCAGCATCGGCGTGGAGTCGGAGTACCCGCCCGGTGAGTTCCTCGACGAGGACGGCGAGACGGTCCTGGGCTTCAACGTCGACCTGCTCGACGCCGCCCTCGCCAAGCTGGACCTGGAGTCGGAATGGGTCTCGGCCAACTTCGACTCCATCATCATCGGCGTCGACACCGGCACCTACGACCTCGGTTCCTCCTCCTTCACCGTCACGGAGGAGCGGATGGAGGCCGTGAACATGGTCGGCTACTTCTCCTCCGGCACCCAGTGGTTCGTCCAGGCGGGCAACCCCGAGGGCGTCGACCCGGAGAACCCCTGCGGCCTGCGCGTGGCCGTCCAGTCGGGCACGACCCACGACGACGACATCGAGGCGCGCAACGACGCCTGCGTCGAGGCGGGTGAGGACCCGATCACGATCGAGAAGTTCCAGAGCCAGCCCCAGGCCACCGAGACCGTCGTCTCCGGCCTGAACGACGCCTCGCTCGCCGACATGCCGACCTCCGCCTACGCCCTGGACCAGACCGGCGAGGGCGTTCTGGAGTTCGTCGGCGAGCAGTACGACGCGGCGCCGTACGGCATCGTCACGCACAAGGACGACACGGAGATGGCCGAGGCGCTGGCCGCGGCGTTCGACTCCATCATCGAGGACGGCACCTACCAGGAGATCCTGGACGAGTGGGGCATCAGCGGCGGTGCGATCGAGGGCGCCGAGGTCAACCCCTCCGTCGAGGAGTAG
- a CDS encoding anti-sigma factor, with amino-acid sequence MTEETAVPTADAIGVRDAVTVNMPADSAYLSVLRTATAGLAARLDFTLDEIEDLRIGVDEACAMLLAQALPGTELTTEFELTPEGMRISVSVHTADGRLPARDTFAWTVLSALAGDVDAGVGPDDSVYIVLYKRRGTLESA; translated from the coding sequence GTGACCGAAGAAACCGCTGTGCCCACGGCCGACGCCATCGGCGTCCGGGACGCTGTCACCGTCAACATGCCCGCGGACAGCGCGTATCTGTCCGTGCTGCGGACGGCGACGGCGGGACTGGCCGCACGCCTCGACTTCACCCTCGACGAGATCGAGGACCTGAGGATCGGGGTCGACGAGGCGTGCGCGATGCTCCTCGCCCAGGCGCTGCCCGGCACAGAACTGACCACGGAATTTGAACTCACCCCTGAGGGGATGCGCATCTCCGTCTCGGTCCACACCGCCGACGGACGCCTTCCCGCCCGCGACACCTTCGCCTGGACCGTTCTGTCCGCACTCGCGGGAGACGTCGACGCGGGGGTCGGTCCGGACGACAGCGTCTACATCGTCCTGTACAAGCGCCGCGGCACCCTGGAGTCGGCGTGA
- a CDS encoding diacylglycerol kinase family protein, producing MRALFIVNPQATTTTSRTREVILGALTSELDVTVAETRYRDHAGELAREAAGNGFELVLSLGGDGTVNEVVNGLLSAPDELKRPRYAVIPGGSANVFIRSLGVPGDPVEATGVVLEAVREGREREINLGRITSDQDDRYFTFSAGFGWDADVVQQVEHERSNGRRATPALYAEVAVKLFFQGDIQDPSLTVATPGRTQEGVYFALVTNTTPWTYAGALPLQPTPSSRFELGLDAFALTQSSHALTGWILSQMFFPKGLPARGDGYLTWHDQQTITITSSHPRAFQIDGEYLGDREQVNFHSISKALRIVC from the coding sequence GTGCGCGCCCTATTCATCGTGAACCCCCAGGCGACCACGACCACCTCGCGGACACGCGAGGTGATCCTGGGCGCCCTGACGTCCGAACTGGACGTCACCGTGGCGGAGACCCGCTACCGCGACCACGCCGGAGAGCTCGCCCGCGAGGCGGCCGGCAACGGCTTCGAACTGGTTCTCAGCCTGGGTGGCGACGGGACGGTCAACGAGGTCGTCAACGGGCTGCTGTCGGCCCCCGACGAGCTCAAACGACCCCGGTACGCGGTCATCCCCGGCGGCAGCGCCAACGTCTTCATCCGCTCCCTGGGCGTGCCCGGCGACCCCGTCGAGGCCACCGGCGTGGTGCTGGAGGCCGTCCGCGAGGGCCGCGAACGCGAGATCAACCTGGGGCGGATCACCAGCGACCAGGACGACCGCTATTTCACGTTCAGCGCGGGGTTCGGCTGGGACGCCGACGTCGTCCAACAGGTGGAACACGAGCGCTCGAACGGGCGCAGGGCCACTCCCGCCCTGTACGCGGAAGTGGCCGTGAAGCTCTTCTTCCAAGGGGATATCCAGGATCCGTCACTCACCGTGGCCACGCCCGGAAGGACCCAGGAAGGGGTGTATTTCGCTCTCGTCACCAACACCACCCCGTGGACGTATGCGGGCGCCCTGCCACTCCAGCCGACGCCGTCCTCACGTTTCGAGCTGGGGCTGGACGCTTTCGCGCTGACCCAGTCGTCGCACGCCCTGACGGGCTGGATTCTGTCCCAGATGTTCTTCCCGAAAGGGCTTCCCGCGCGGGGCGACGGCTACCTGACCTGGCACGACCAGCAGACGATCACCATCACGTCGAGCCATCCGAGAGCTTTCCAAATCGATGGTGAATACCTCGGAGACCGCGAACAGGTCAACTTCCATTCGATATCGAAGGCATTACGAATCGTGTGCTAA